From Mauremys reevesii isolate NIE-2019 linkage group 10, ASM1616193v1, whole genome shotgun sequence, the proteins below share one genomic window:
- the DNAJA3 gene encoding dnaJ homolog subfamily A member 3, mitochondrial isoform X2, whose amino-acid sequence MAARCSSRWLSVAAGRSRGLGGDTRLLVVWLGRRLSAAPAAFPPRAGSGSRLLTLNAGVSPAGTKCSPLICAASFHTSSAFHAKEDYYQVLGVPRNATQKEIKKAYYQLAKKYHPDTNKDDPKAKEKFSQLAEAYEVLSDEVKRKQYDTYGTAGFDAGSAGAGRQYWGGGPTIDPEELFRKIFGEFSGSSFGDFQSVFDQPQEYIMELTFNQAAKGVNKEIVVNINDSCQRCGGKGNEPGTKVQHCHYCNGTGMETINTGPFVMRSTCRRCGGRGSVMTTPCVLCRGSGQTKQKKNVMVPVPAGVEDGQTVRMPVGKKEIFITFRVQKSPVFRRDGADIHSDLFISIAQAVLGGTARAQGLYETINITIPPGIQADQRIRMSGKGISRVNSYGYGDHYIHIKIRVPKRLTDRQRALMMSYAEDETDVEGTVNGVTNTSAGKRSTGN is encoded by the exons ATGGCGGCCAGGTGCTCCTCACGCTGGCTGAGTGTGGCGGCCGGGAGGAGCCGGGGCCTCGGCGGGGACACGCGGCTGCTGGTGGTGTGGCTGGGCCGGCGGCTGAGTGCGGCCCCCGCCGCCTTCCCGCCCCGCGCCGGGTCAGGGAGCCGCCTCCTGACATTGAACGCCGGGGTCAGCCCCGCGG GAACTAAATGCTCTCCTTTAATATGTGCTGCCTCATTTCATACCAGTTCTGCTTTCCACGCGAAAGAAGATTACTACCAGGTTTTGGGAGTGCCTCGAAATGCCACCCAGAAGGAGATCAAGAAAGCCTATTACCAG CTTGCCAAGAAATACCATCCTGACACAAATAAGGATGACCCTAAAGCTAAGGAGAAGTTCTCTCAGCTGGCAGAAGCCTATGAG GTGTTAAGTGATGAAGTGAAGAGAAAACAATATGATACTTATGGTACAGCTGGCTTTGACGCTGGGTCAGCGGGTGCTGGACGTCAATATTGGGGTGGTGGTCCCACCATTGACCCAGAGGAACTTTTCAGGAAAATCTTTGGGGAGTTTTCAGGATCCTCTTTTGGAGATTTTCAGAGTGTCTTTGACCAGCCACAGGAG TACATCATGGAGTTGACATTCAATCAGGCGGCAAAAGGTGTCAACAAGGAGATTGTTGTGAATATCAATGACTCTTGTCAGCGGTGTGGTGGCAAGGGGAATGAGCCTGGTACTAAAGTGCAGCACTGTCACTACTGCAATGGCACTGGCATG GAAACAATAAACACGGGCCCTTTTGTGATGCGTTCTACATGCCGGCGATGTGGAGGCCGTGGTTCTGTTATGACAACACCGTGTGTATTGTGTCGTGGCTCAGGGCAAACCAAACAGAAGAAGAATGTGATGGTCCCTGTACCAGCAG GTGTGGAGGATGGACAGACTGTTCGGATGCCCGTAGGAAAGAAAGAAATTTTCATTACATTCAGG GTTCAGAAAAGCCCCGTGTTCAGAAGAGATGGAGCAGATATACACTCAGACCTCTTTATCTCGATAGCACAGGCAGTTCTTGGAGGTACAGCCAGAGCTCAGGGTCTATATGAGACCATCAATATCACG ATACCGCCTGGTATTCAAGCAGACCAGAGGATTCGAATGAGTGGGAAAGGCATTTCCAGGGTTAACAGTTATGGTTATGGAGACCACTACATTCATATAAAGATCAGGGTTCCTAA